A genome region from Blautia coccoides includes the following:
- a CDS encoding DUF6017 domain-containing protein: MGDRRMVSRKIVESARFLKMPATSQNLYFHLVVNADDDGIVEAYSVLALTKANEDDLRVLVSKQFVYMLNEDLVAYIEDWLEMNYLRADRKKDSRYKPLLLQLRPDVKLIEAKERSDTKGGKKKCQHVDSPRTAQPNLIQSNLTESNLTEDKSINLSINQETNSGIDGVTDIENYKRIIAENIELNILYEMAKRQDEYEVSMVTEIYETICDMVTIPRDKVVIKQTEYPWSVVKSQFLKLKRVHVANILNRIVDADLKIKNMASYLISSLYTESISGTILEQAELYDDYLKYLRGNPYSV, translated from the coding sequence ATGGGAGACAGAAGAATGGTATCACGAAAAATCGTGGAAAGTGCAAGGTTTTTAAAAATGCCTGCTACTTCTCAAAATCTTTATTTTCATTTGGTTGTGAATGCTGATGATGATGGAATTGTAGAGGCCTATTCAGTACTAGCTTTAACAAAGGCAAATGAAGATGATTTGAGGGTATTGGTGAGTAAGCAGTTTGTCTATATGCTTAACGAGGATTTGGTGGCATATATTGAGGACTGGTTAGAAATGAATTATTTAAGGGCAGACAGAAAAAAAGATAGCAGATATAAACCACTTCTTTTACAGCTAAGACCTGATGTTAAGCTGATAGAAGCAAAGGAGCGTTCAGATACAAAAGGTGGGAAAAAGAAATGTCAGCACGTGGACAGTCCAAGGACTGCACAACCTAATCTAATCCAATCTAATCTAACTGAATCAAATCTAACAGAAGATAAGTCAATCAATCTATCTATCAATCAGGAAACAAATAGCGGGATAGATGGAGTAACGGATATTGAAAATTATAAAAGAATTATTGCTGAAAATATAGAGTTGAATATTTTGTATGAAATGGCAAAAAGACAAGATGAATACGAAGTATCAATGGTAACGGAAATATATGAAACAATATGTGACATGGTAACAATACCAAGAGATAAGGTTGTTATTAAACAGACAGAGTACCCATGGAGCGTTGTTAAATCCCAATTTTTGAAGCTGAAAAGAGTACATGTGGCAAATATCCTTAATCGAATTGTAGACGCTGATTTAAAAATAAAAAATATGGCTTCATATCTGATTTCATCACTATATACGGAGAGCATAAGTGGAACTATTTTAGAGCAAGCAGAATTGTATGATGATTACCTGAAATATCTTCGTGGCAATCCGTATTCAGTATAG
- a CDS encoding TatD family hydrolase, whose product MQGLIDTHFHLDMYKNYNEIYKIIVGEKQYTLCMTNSPGVFLSCKNIFGDNKYIRFALGFHPLNTDLKEKDLRDFMKMLPQTEYVGEIGLDFTKRTGIEKNQQIKWFEKIVEACSEKNKVMSIHIRGAEEIALKILSKYCPRRCILHWYTGNVELQKDFIHLGCYFSVNASMVKNMDVVNAIPKDRLLIESDGPYSKVNGKKFSPSLLLEEYELIAKSLDEPELIRVVFNNFKNLLLTK is encoded by the coding sequence GTGCAAGGACTGATTGATACTCATTTCCATTTGGATATGTATAAGAATTATAATGAGATTTATAAAATAATTGTCGGGGAAAAACAGTATACATTATGCATGACAAATTCACCAGGTGTATTTTTAAGCTGTAAGAATATATTCGGTGATAATAAATATATCAGATTCGCATTGGGGTTTCATCCACTCAATACAGATTTAAAAGAGAAGGATTTAAGAGACTTCATGAAGATGCTGCCACAAACAGAATATGTTGGTGAGATTGGATTGGATTTTACAAAAAGAACAGGGATAGAAAAAAATCAGCAGATAAAGTGGTTTGAAAAAATTGTTGAGGCTTGTTCTGAAAAGAATAAAGTAATGTCAATCCATATAAGGGGTGCAGAAGAAATTGCTTTAAAAATCTTGAGCAAATATTGTCCGAGAAGATGTATATTACATTGGTATACTGGAAATGTTGAACTTCAAAAAGATTTTATTCACTTAGGATGTTATTTTTCGGTAAATGCAAGTATGGTAAAAAATATGGATGTTGTGAATGCAATTCCGAAAGATAGATTGTTGATAGAAAGTGATGGACCATATTCAAAAGTAAATGGAAAAAAGTTTTCACCATCATTATTACTGGAAGAGTATGAACTTATAGCAAAATCGCTTGATGAACCAGAATTGATACGAGTTGTTTTTAATAATTTTAAAAATCTGTTGCTGACTAAATAA
- the qatC gene encoding Qat anti-phage system QueC-like protein QatC — translation MRVWIDKENEMHPNAEWNDSYVFTLTRKKYSTIFSGITDTWYRMDCMAIPEIYEDLFIIGISVFAIDKRVSRRLFPDCWTRELSVSIPVLQMSKWHGTEEYWNQTLGFLTGDKWDIHFRQCEKMYSKREYPNRIHLDIKGCDCICLFSGGLDSFCGAIKLLEEGKSPCLVGHNEYPKLKKKQENFVLTFQERYSNQKVRFIGFSANSRAPITMDGERLKKHEDTSRGRSLLFLCAALSIAGILGNDMPVYIPENGFIGLNIPLTNSRKGTCSTRTTHPYFLGRFLDILHMVGIKNPIQNFYAYSTKREIVNGVKNTEAFKKHYMDTISCSHPCLARYDKERNPDYPINCGYCYPCLIRKSSLLDIKDFRYWYTESASEFLKNNSNNQKANDLRAVISTLYRYKKIDDEGLKDMIRCSGKLDEESVQKFLRVYKSTMEDLIELLSEDDEIKGFIGEKCARTD, via the coding sequence ATGAGAGTATGGATAGATAAAGAAAACGAAATGCACCCAAATGCAGAGTGGAATGATTCTTACGTTTTTACATTGACGAGAAAAAAATACAGCACTATTTTTTCAGGTATTACAGATACCTGGTATAGAATGGACTGCATGGCTATACCAGAAATTTATGAAGATTTATTTATCATAGGTATTAGTGTCTTTGCGATAGATAAAAGAGTTTCGAGAAGATTATTTCCAGATTGTTGGACAAGAGAACTTAGTGTATCAATTCCAGTATTACAAATGAGTAAATGGCATGGAACAGAAGAATACTGGAATCAAACATTAGGATTTCTTACAGGTGATAAATGGGATATTCATTTTAGACAGTGCGAAAAAATGTATAGCAAACGTGAATATCCAAACCGGATTCATCTTGATATAAAGGGCTGTGATTGTATATGTTTATTCTCTGGCGGTCTAGATTCCTTTTGTGGAGCAATAAAATTGTTGGAGGAAGGAAAATCGCCTTGCTTAGTAGGTCATAATGAATATCCTAAATTGAAGAAAAAACAGGAAAACTTTGTTTTAACGTTTCAGGAGAGATATTCGAATCAGAAAGTGCGTTTTATTGGATTCTCTGCTAATTCGCGTGCCCCTATTACAATGGATGGGGAACGTTTGAAAAAACATGAAGATACGTCCCGGGGAAGATCGCTGTTATTTTTGTGTGCAGCGTTATCAATAGCTGGTATTCTTGGCAATGATATGCCGGTTTATATACCAGAAAATGGATTCATTGGATTAAATATCCCATTGACTAATAGTAGAAAAGGCACTTGCAGTACGAGAACTACTCATCCATATTTTTTAGGACGTTTTTTGGATATCTTACATATGGTTGGAATAAAAAATCCAATTCAGAACTTTTATGCCTATTCAACAAAGAGAGAAATCGTGAATGGAGTAAAAAATACGGAAGCATTTAAAAAACATTATATGGATACTATTTCATGTTCTCACCCTTGTTTGGCTAGATATGATAAAGAGCGGAATCCAGATTATCCAATAAATTGTGGGTATTGTTATCCATGTTTAATACGTAAAAGCTCCCTGCTTGATATAAAGGATTTCCGATACTGGTACACTGAGAGTGCCTCAGAATTTTTGAAGAATAATTCTAACAATCAAAAGGCAAATGATTTGCGTGCCGTGATTAGTACTTTATATAGATATAAAAAAATTGATGATGAGGGCTTAAAAGATATGATTAGATGTTCGGGAAAACTGGATGAAGAATCGGTTCAAAAGTTTTTGCGAGTTTATAAATCAACAATGGAAGATCTGATAGAGTTATTATCGGAAGATGATGAAATAAAGGGATTCATAGGAGAAAAATGTGCAAGGACTGATTGA
- a CDS encoding helix-turn-helix domain-containing protein produces the protein MDIAVLGQRIKSLRFTLGKSQKEFAEFLGIPQPSMSAYENGKNSPTIDVVMDIADKCNVSLDWLCGRDEKKQIGSLSDIADFFFQFLCETNEIGCKIEVHDHIENGLDIEEADETDDRFRWWTQLKFYGNDRRYSLNADICNIIRRVNEADQDIKSYSHSPESYEREKNFTINYYSLPVTKKKIPEMSRKERIKKHIEYLKEHNEL, from the coding sequence ATGGATATTGCTGTTTTGGGACAACGAATAAAAAGCCTACGATTTACTTTAGGAAAATCACAAAAAGAATTTGCTGAATTTTTAGGTATACCCCAGCCCTCTATGTCCGCATATGAAAACGGTAAAAATTCCCCTACTATAGATGTAGTCATGGATATTGCTGATAAGTGTAATGTTTCTCTTGATTGGTTGTGTGGAAGAGACGAAAAGAAGCAAATAGGAAGCCTTTCAGATATTGCAGACTTCTTTTTCCAATTTCTTTGTGAAACTAATGAAATTGGTTGTAAAATAGAAGTTCATGACCATATTGAAAATGGATTAGATATAGAAGAAGCCGACGAAACAGACGATAGATTTAGATGGTGGACACAATTAAAATTTTATGGAAATGATAGACGATATTCATTAAATGCGGATATATGTAACATTATTAGAAGAGTCAACGAAGCGGATCAAGATATAAAATCCTATAGTCATTCACCTGAATCATATGAGCGTGAGAAAAACTTTACTATCAATTACTACTCTCTACCAGTTACAAAAAAGAAAATTCCTGAAATGTCTCGCAAAGAACGAATTAAAAAACACATTGAATATTTAAAAGAACATAATGAATTATAG
- a CDS encoding site-specific integrase: MSAIKDNDRKTWRSYIRYTDWQGKNQIHTKRGFKTKREALAYEREFLMKKTRDINMGFSMFVEQYLEDMKPRLKYNTFLTKKHIIASKIIPYFENRTLADIDATDIIQWQNELLKMRDKNDKPYAQTYLRTIQNQLSAIFNHACRFYNLPSNPSKQAGKMGKAKAKEMLFWTKEEYLKFSEIMKKKPISFYAFEVLYWTGIREGELLALQRKDVDLTGMKLTVSKSYQRLEKQDYVTTPKTDKSNRVIDLPQFLCDELEDYFGMLYKCDDDTRLFEISKSYLHSEMNRGVKGAGVKRIRIHDIRHSHVAHLIELGFSPVEIAERL, translated from the coding sequence ATGTCAGCAATAAAAGATAACGACAGAAAAACATGGAGATCCTATATCCGCTATACCGACTGGCAAGGAAAGAATCAGATTCATACGAAGCGTGGATTTAAAACCAAGAGAGAAGCCCTTGCCTATGAGCGGGAATTCCTAATGAAAAAGACAAGAGATATTAATATGGGATTTTCCATGTTTGTGGAACAATATCTTGAAGATATGAAACCAAGGTTAAAATATAACACTTTCCTTACCAAGAAACATATTATTGCAAGCAAAATTATTCCATATTTTGAGAACAGAACGCTTGCGGACATAGACGCAACAGATATTATCCAATGGCAGAATGAACTGCTGAAAATGAGAGATAAGAATGACAAGCCATATGCACAGACTTATCTTAGAACTATTCAGAATCAGCTTAGCGCAATTTTTAATCATGCGTGTAGGTTTTACAACCTGCCGAGCAATCCATCAAAGCAAGCAGGGAAAATGGGGAAGGCCAAGGCAAAGGAAATGCTGTTTTGGACAAAAGAAGAATACTTGAAGTTTTCGGAAATTATGAAAAAAAAGCCTATTTCATTTTATGCCTTTGAAGTTCTCTATTGGACTGGTATACGAGAGGGAGAATTGCTTGCGTTGCAGAGGAAAGATGTTGACCTTACAGGCATGAAACTTACCGTAAGTAAATCATATCAGCGTTTGGAGAAACAAGATTATGTGACAACTCCCAAGACGGATAAGAGTAATAGGGTAATAGATTTACCACAGTTTCTTTGTGATGAATTGGAAGATTACTTTGGTATGCTATACAAATGTGATGATGATACCAGACTTTTTGAAATATCCAAAAGCTATCTACACAGTGAAATGAATAGAGGTGTAAAAGGGGCAGGTGTTAAGCGTATTCGTATTCATGATATAAGACATAGCCATGTGGCACATTTGATTGAATTAGGGTTTTCGCCAGTGGAGATAGCAGAACGATTGTAA